The Persephonella atlantica region TATTTTACCTCAACTGAAGAGAAAAGTAGATGTGACAGAAGTGGCTGTCCTTTAAAAGAAAATCTTGAAAAATTGATAGAGTTAGATGTTACTCCAGTATTGATAGATGTAGATCCTGTTGAAGAACACAAAAGATTTAAACATGACCATAATATAAAGTTTTTGATGCTCAGTGACCCAGCAATGGAAACCATCAAAGGTTACGGTGTGTATGAAAAAGTGAACATTCACGGTATAGAAAAAGAAAAAATTGTAAGCACAGCTTTTTTAATAAATCCAGAGGGCAGAATCGTTCATGTATGGGAACCGAAAAAAATTGAAGACTCTATTGATGATATAATTAACGCTGTCAAAAAATTAAAAGGTATGTAAGGAGGATATATATGTTTGGTGGAATAGGAATACCAGAACTTCTACTTATCTTTGGGATAC contains the following coding sequences:
- a CDS encoding peroxiredoxin family protein → MAKDKLRKVGEVAPEFHLYEADGAKVSLSDLLGENRYVLLYFTSTEEKSRCDRSGCPLKENLEKLIELDVTPVLIDVDPVEEHKRFKHDHNIKFLMLSDPAMETIKGYGVYEKVNIHGIEKEKIVSTAFLINPEGRIVHVWEPKKIEDSIDDIINAVKKLKGM